From a region of the Coffea arabica cultivar ET-39 chromosome 3e, Coffea Arabica ET-39 HiFi, whole genome shotgun sequence genome:
- the LOC113734781 gene encoding leucine aminopeptidase 1-like — protein MIPFPFPIPICETSSPFTLVASASYSSASSCSSVFTRFRSKPLWGFSVSVAPLCYYSSRRAKRMAHSIAHATLGLSQPNQIVPPKISFAAKEIDLVEWKGDILAIGVTEKDVAKDESSKFQNPILQKLDSKLGGLLSEASSEEDFTGKAGQSTILRVPGLGTKRVGLVGLGPAALATAAYCSLGETIGAAAKSAQASNVAIALATSETLSADSKLTTVSAIASGTVLGTYEDSRFKSESKKPTLTSVDILGLGTGPEIEKKLKFAESVSSAVIFGINLVNAPANILTPAVLAEEAKRIASLYSDVLTTTILNVEQCKELKMGSYLGVAAASANPPHFIHIVYKPLGGSVKTKLALVGKGLTFDSGGYNIKTGPGCLIELMKFDMGGSAAVLGAAKALGQIKPAGVEVHFIVAACENMISGTGMRPGDIVTASNGKTIEVNNTDAEGRLTLADALVYACNQGVEKIVDLATLTGACRIALGSSIAGVFTPSDDLAKEVLEASDVAGEKLWRMPLEESYWESMKSGVADMVNTGGRPGGSITAALFLKQFVDEKVQWMHIDMAGPVWNEKKKSATGFGISTLVEWVLKNSS, from the exons ATGATTCCATTTCCATTTCCGATTCCAATATGTGAAACAAGCAGCCCCTTTACTTTAGTTGCTTCCGCTTCTTATTCTTCTGCATCGTCTTGTTCCTCGGTTTTTACGAGATTTCGATCTAAGCCCCTCTGGGGTTTCTCTGTTTCTGTTGCACCCTTGTGTTATTATTCTTCAAGAAGAGCAAAACGGATGGCCCACTCCATTGCTCATGCCACTCTTGGCCTTTCTCAGCCTAATCAGATTGTGCCCCCTAAG ATCTCTTTTGCGGCAAAAGAGATTGATTTGGTTGAATGGAAAGGAGACATACTTGCTATAGGTGTCACAGAGAAAGACGTAGCAAAAGATGAAAGTTCAAAGTTCCAAAATCCAATCTTGCAAAAGTTAGATTCCAAGTTAGGTGGTTTGTTGTCTGAAGCGTCTTCTGAGGAGGATTTCACTGGAAAGGCTGGGCAGTCAACAATTCTCAGAGTTCCTGGCCTGGGGACTAAAAGGGTTGGCTTGGTAGGGCTTGGGCCAGCAGCATTGGCTACTGCCGCTTATTGCAGTCTTGGTGAGACAATTGGTGCTGCAGCTAAGTCTGCTCAGGCAAGTAATGTTGCCATTGCCCTTGCTACTTCTGAAACTCTCTCTGCAGATTCAAAGCTTACAACTGTTTCAGCCATAGCATCTG GAACTGTGCTGGGGACTTATGAAGATAGTAGGTTTAAGTCAGAGTCAAAGAAACCAACTCTTACATCTGTGGACATTCTTGGTTTGGGTACTGGACCTGAGATAGAAAAGAAACTTAAATTTGCAGAATCTGTGTCCTCAGCAGTTATTTTTGGCATAAACCTTGTCAATGCGCCAGCCAACATACTCACCCCTG CGGTACTAGCTGAAGAGGCCAAAAGGATTGCTTCATTGTACAGCGATGTACTCACCACAACAATCTTGAATGTGGAGCAGTGCAAAGAGTTAAAAATGGGATCCTATCTAGGTGTTGCTGCAGCTTCTGCTAATCCTCCGCATTTTATCCATATAGTTTACAAGCCTCTGGGTGGATCCGTCAAAACTAAGCTGGCTTTAGTTGGAAAGGGATTGACTTTTGACAG TGGTGGCTACAATATCAAGACAGGACCAGGATGTTTAATTGAGCTCATGAAATTTGATATGGGAGGCTCTGCAGCTGTGTTGGGTGCAGCAAAGGCTCTTGGCCAAATCAAGCCAGCTGGAGTAGAG GTTCATTTCATTGTTGCAGCTTGTGAAAATATGATCAGTGGAACAGGTATGAGACCTGGAGATATTGTCACAGCTTCAAATGGAAAGACTATTGAG GTTAACAATACTGATGCCGAGGGAAGACTCACTCTTGCAGATGCTCTAGTATATGCTTGTAATCAAGGGGTTGAAAAG ATTGTTGATCTGGCTACATTGACCGGGGCATGTAGAATAGCTCTTGGGTCCTCAATTGCtg GTGTTTTCACACCTAGCGATGACCTGGCAAAGGAGGTACTTGAAGCATCTGACGTTGCTGGAGAAAAACTCTGGAGGATGCCTTTGGAGGAAAGTTACTGGGAATCTATGAAATCTGGAGTAGCTGATATGGTAAATACTGGAGGTCGTCCGGGTGGTTCTATCACTGCAGCTTTGTTCCTGAAGCAG TTTGTTGACGAGAAGGTACAGTGGATGCACATTGACATGGCTGGTCCTGTTTGGAATGAAAAGAAGAAGAGTGCAACAGGATTTGGCATATCAACTTTGGTCGAGTGGGTGCTCAAAAACTCTTCTTAG